GCGAGATTGTGCCGGAGGACGGAGGGCAACAGTGAAATATTTCGCGAGTGGTAAGCAGACAGTTTATCCGGAGGATTATAAGACAAAAGTCGAATTCTTGCGCAAGTCGCAAGAATGGCTCAAGCGAAAAGAAGCAGAAGGGATAGTAGAGAGCGCATACAGTTTCACAGCCGGCGGCGGGTTCATCGTCTTTGACGTCAGTTCACACAACGAGTTAGTGGAGAACTTGATCGATTTTCCGATGTATTGCCTGTGCGAGTTCACTGTCCAACCCCTTGTCACGTTTCATGACAATGCGGATTTCATTATCAATGAATTCAGAAAGTGTGGAGCCTACCGTGAAGAGAACCCCGACGAATATCTATCACATTGCGTATACGCCTGACACGAATGAAGTCTGCCTGTTTTTTTGGGGCTGCAACCTGGAATGCCGCGGCTGCTATTGCCGTCGGCGCATCTACAGCCCGATGCTTCAAGATTTCAACCATGATGGACCTAACGTCCTCAAGGACCCAACGAGGTTGGCGGAGCCACCAAACAAATTCTTAACGCTTGAGGAAGTTATGGAGATTCTGGATCCCTTCGAACTCAAACAGGTTGTTCTCGAAGGCCAAGAAGCCGGGCTCGATCCTGCTTACCCACTAGTGGCAGAGGCTTTGCATAATCGATTCGGCTCCAACAACGTACTACTCACAAACGGATATCAATTGCCCGATCTGACCCACACCGACAAAGTCGAATTCGGTATCAAAGCCATTTCGGAGACCCTCAATATTCACTATACCGGCAGATCCAACAAGCCTGTGCTTGAGAACCTCATAAAAACATATCGTATGGGAAAAAAGATCATCGTCGAGTCAGTGCTTATCCCGGAATATATCGGCGTTGAAGAAATCGAGCGGATAGCCCGGTTCGTGGCGAGCGTGAGCAATGAGATTCCTTTCATTATCCTGCCGTACTTTAAGTCCGGAGAAAATCCCTGGCGCAGGCCGACTAAACAGGAATTGGAAAGCGCCGCATTGGCCGCAAAGCAACACTTAAGCACGGTTTATCACTTCACCGGGGAAGAGAAGCTTGAA
This is a stretch of genomic DNA from Dehalogenimonas etheniformans. It encodes these proteins:
- a CDS encoding radical SAM protein — its product is MKRTPTNIYHIAYTPDTNEVCLFFWGCNLECRGCYCRRRIYSPMLQDFNHDGPNVLKDPTRLAEPPNKFLTLEEVMEILDPFELKQVVLEGQEAGLDPAYPLVAEALHNRFGSNNVLLTNGYQLPDLTHTDKVEFGIKAISETLNIHYTGRSNKPVLENLIKTYRMGKKIIVESVLIPEYIGVEEIERIARFVASVSNEIPFIILPYFKSGENPWRRPTKQELESAALAAKQHLSTVYHFTGEEKLEWKVESLFPPGLGRADLEYLPVLKSMDERRELVGV